In uncultured Desulfobacter sp., one DNA window encodes the following:
- a CDS encoding methyl-accepting chemotaxis protein: protein MNWNQLTIGKKITIGFGVVIILLIVLGGLNFTGVGGIVKNASEVIDGKALDGELAQKEVDHLNWIGEVNRLLTDETVTKLAVQTDHTQCGFGKWLYGKGRKDAEALVPSLAPLLKQIEEPHRLLHASAIKIDAAFTPADPALPGFIANKLIDHLEWASKLQEALLENAPAIEVQTDHTLCAFGKWLYSDAAAKTAASDVTLANFMEQIKAPHKQLHESAKKIIASYRQVHFGLRNTLRMRLDDHRRWAEEVSVGIITQTRFNVETDPEKCNFGKWLASKETAHIMSENGRFKSIFNQVKQPHKKLHESAVKINNLIKSGNIEEAASVFTSETEGSLKTVAELFEQAIDYEEELMKGREMAIEIFKNQSLPALNKTKELLNKFQNHAQTLLEGQSKASAIYANQAAPNLKKVQHILRDLRQEVRENMLTDKAMLKAATATKRNVAIIAVIAIITGVFLAFVIDRGIINVLTRISTGLGEGAEQVAAAATEVSSSSQSMAEGSSQQAASIEETSSSMEEMASMTKKNAENATHADALMKASNGVVADANQSMTQLTQSMEDISKASEETSKIIKTIDEIAFQTNLLALNAAVEAARAGEAGAGFAVVADEVRNLAMRAADAAKDTAELIEGTVKKVNDGAKIAVTTNEAFSQVAESSQKVAQLVSEISEASKEQSEGISQVNTAIAEMDSVVQQNAANSEESASAAEEMSAQAEQLMDFVDDLVAMVTGKRNSNRGLGGHQAVKKISAKPHSRSSNNKRLGQNQQQARPNQVIPFDGDDDF, encoded by the coding sequence ATGAACTGGAATCAATTGACCATTGGAAAAAAAATAACCATTGGTTTTGGCGTTGTCATCATTCTTTTGATTGTATTGGGAGGATTGAATTTTACCGGTGTCGGTGGAATCGTCAAAAATGCATCGGAAGTCATTGACGGTAAGGCCCTGGACGGTGAACTGGCCCAGAAAGAGGTGGATCATTTAAATTGGATTGGGGAGGTCAACAGGCTTTTAACCGATGAGACGGTTACAAAGCTGGCTGTACAGACTGATCATACCCAATGCGGGTTCGGTAAATGGCTTTACGGTAAAGGCCGGAAAGACGCCGAGGCCCTGGTCCCTTCACTGGCACCTTTGCTCAAGCAAATAGAAGAGCCCCATCGCCTGCTTCATGCATCCGCCATTAAGATTGATGCCGCGTTCACCCCGGCAGATCCGGCGCTTCCGGGCTTTATCGCAAACAAGCTGATAGATCATCTGGAGTGGGCCTCAAAACTTCAGGAGGCCCTCCTGGAAAATGCACCGGCGATTGAGGTACAGACCGACCACACCCTGTGTGCATTCGGCAAATGGCTTTACAGTGATGCGGCAGCCAAAACAGCTGCATCGGATGTGACATTGGCGAACTTCATGGAACAGATCAAAGCCCCCCATAAGCAACTTCACGAATCGGCAAAGAAAATCATTGCATCCTATCGCCAGGTCCATTTCGGGTTGCGCAATACATTGCGTATGAGGCTGGATGACCACAGGCGATGGGCCGAAGAGGTCAGCGTCGGTATCATTACCCAGACGCGCTTTAATGTAGAAACCGATCCTGAAAAATGCAATTTTGGAAAATGGTTGGCATCGAAGGAAACCGCTCACATCATGAGTGAAAATGGACGGTTTAAATCTATTTTCAATCAAGTAAAGCAGCCCCACAAAAAATTGCATGAAAGTGCCGTCAAGATTAACAATTTGATAAAATCAGGAAATATAGAGGAAGCAGCGTCTGTCTTTACTTCGGAAACTGAAGGGTCTCTTAAGACCGTGGCCGAGCTTTTTGAGCAGGCCATTGATTACGAAGAAGAGCTGATGAAAGGCCGGGAAATGGCCATAGAGATATTTAAAAACCAGTCCCTTCCGGCTTTGAACAAAACCAAAGAACTTCTAAATAAATTTCAAAATCATGCCCAGACGCTTTTAGAAGGACAGTCCAAAGCCTCTGCTATTTATGCAAACCAGGCCGCTCCCAATTTGAAAAAAGTCCAGCATATTCTAAGGGATCTCAGGCAAGAGGTCAGGGAAAATATGCTTACAGACAAGGCCATGCTTAAAGCTGCCACCGCTACCAAGAGAAATGTAGCCATTATTGCGGTCATCGCTATTATTACCGGCGTTTTCCTGGCTTTTGTCATTGATAGAGGGATTATCAATGTTTTGACCCGGATCAGTACAGGGTTGGGTGAAGGTGCAGAGCAGGTGGCTGCTGCCGCAACCGAGGTCTCCTCTTCCAGCCAGTCCATGGCTGAAGGCTCTTCCCAGCAGGCGGCCTCCATTGAAGAGACCTCCTCTTCAATGGAGGAGATGGCTTCCATGACCAAAAAGAATGCGGAAAACGCCACCCATGCGGATGCTTTGATGAAAGCATCCAATGGGGTTGTTGCGGATGCCAATCAATCCATGACCCAGTTGACCCAGTCCATGGAAGATATCTCCAAGGCCAGCGAAGAAACATCCAAGATTATCAAAACCATTGACGAGATCGCTTTCCAGACCAATCTGCTTGCCCTGAATGCCGCAGTGGAGGCCGCCCGGGCCGGAGAGGCCGGTGCCGGATTCGCTGTTGTGGCCGATGAGGTCCGAAATCTGGCCATGCGGGCGGCTGATGCGGCAAAGGACACGGCAGAATTGATTGAAGGTACTGTGAAGAAGGTCAATGATGGGGCTAAAATCGCTGTCACGACCAACGAAGCCTTTAGCCAGGTGGCAGAAAGTTCCCAAAAAGTTGCTCAACTGGTATCTGAAATTTCTGAAGCGTCAAAAGAGCAGTCCGAGGGGATCTCCCAGGTAAATACGGCCATTGCTGAAATGGACAGTGTGGTTCAGCAGAATGCTGCCAATTCAGAAGAATCCGCATCAGCGGCAGAGGAAATGAGCGCACAGGCAGAACAACTCATGGATTTTGTTGATGATCTTGTGGCGATGGTGACGGGAAAGAGAAATTCAAACCGGGGCCTTGGAGGTCATCAGGCAGTCAAAAAAATTTCGGCCAAACCACACTCCCGATCATCAAATAATAAGAGGCTGGGTCAAAATCAGCAACAGGCCCGTCCGAATCAGGTTATTCCGTTTGATGGCGATGATGATTTCTAA
- a CDS encoding radical SAM protein has translation MRYEGPIYRPPSEADSLLIQATVGCPHNKCTFCTIYKEGIRFKIRPVKDIMEDIDSASQIYGQNVKTLFFPAGNTIAMKTDDLAEICIYARKVFPDLERITVYGSSQYIHTKGPSGLKQLADAGLNRIHVGLESGNDDVLRHVKKGVDAKRQIEAGQWVVAAGLELSLYVVLGLGGVVLTDAHADATANALNQINPDFIRLRTFVPKINTQMLDEVESGKFKMLGPHGILEETERLVRQLNVTSYLASDHYTNYINVCGKLPGSKEKIIKQIRAEHQLPESHFRPFFIGEQ, from the coding sequence ATGAGATATGAAGGCCCCATATATCGTCCACCCAGTGAAGCGGATTCGCTTTTAATTCAAGCCACGGTGGGATGTCCCCACAATAAATGCACGTTTTGTACAATTTATAAAGAGGGCATACGGTTTAAAATCAGACCGGTTAAAGATATTATGGAGGATATTGATTCTGCATCCCAAATTTATGGACAGAACGTCAAAACCCTGTTTTTCCCGGCAGGAAATACCATTGCCATGAAAACAGATGATTTGGCTGAAATTTGTATCTATGCGCGAAAAGTTTTTCCTGATTTAGAGCGGATAACGGTCTATGGCTCGTCCCAATACATTCATACAAAAGGACCAAGTGGTTTAAAACAATTAGCCGATGCCGGATTAAATCGTATCCATGTAGGCCTTGAATCCGGCAATGATGATGTTCTGCGCCATGTAAAAAAAGGCGTAGATGCCAAACGTCAAATCGAGGCAGGTCAATGGGTCGTTGCCGCTGGATTGGAATTAAGCCTCTATGTCGTATTGGGGTTGGGCGGTGTGGTTTTAACTGATGCGCATGCAGATGCAACGGCAAATGCACTCAACCAGATAAATCCTGACTTCATCAGACTCAGAACCTTTGTACCCAAAATCAACACACAGATGCTGGATGAGGTTGAGTCCGGTAAATTTAAAATGCTGGGTCCCCATGGCATTTTAGAAGAAACCGAACGGTTGGTTCGACAGCTAAATGTGACCTCTTATTTAGCCAGTGATCATTACACAAATTATATTAATGTGTGCGGCAAATTGCCTGGATCGAAGGAAAAAATCATAAAGCAGATCAGAGCGGAACATCAGTTACCCGAATCTCATTTTCGACCTTTTTTTATCGGAGAGCAATAA
- a CDS encoding ammonium transporter, with amino-acid sequence MMLRHVALAVGLILLNVCPALAGEGTIDTGDTAWVTMSTALVMMMTPAGLALFYGGMSRYKNLLNTIAMTLVAYCLASVVWVAWGYSLAFGESDSLFIGNLSHLFLSGIDIHSVSGSIPTLIFVLFQMTFACISIAIVLGSVVDRMKFSSWIVFTILWITFVYAPVCNWAWGGGWMHHIGALDFAGGNVVHINAGVSGLVLALVLGKRNGYGKEPMIPSSVAFTALGAGLLWFGWFGFNAGSELAADGVAASAFMVTNTAASIAGIAWLFVEWKISGKPTLLGLASGAVAGLVGITPAAGFVSLAGAFAIGAVAGVLGYVGVAVIKHKLGYDDSLDAFGIHGLCGIWGALSTGLFATPTVTEGAVGLFYGNTKQLGVQALSVIGTAAFAAVATLIVIYVTKALTGGIRVNPEEERSGLDNAIHGERGFEIE; translated from the coding sequence ATGATGTTAAGACACGTTGCACTTGCCGTTGGCTTGATCCTGCTAAATGTATGTCCGGCTTTGGCCGGAGAAGGTACCATTGACACCGGTGATACTGCATGGGTAACCATGTCGACAGCCCTTGTTATGATGATGACACCGGCCGGCCTGGCTTTATTCTATGGGGGGATGTCTCGATACAAAAATTTACTGAACACCATTGCCATGACCCTTGTGGCCTATTGTCTGGCTTCGGTGGTTTGGGTGGCCTGGGGATATTCTCTGGCCTTTGGAGAAAGCGACTCTCTTTTTATCGGAAATTTAAGTCATCTGTTTTTATCCGGCATTGACATTCATTCGGTATCCGGATCCATTCCGACTTTAATTTTTGTTCTATTCCAGATGACTTTTGCCTGTATTTCCATTGCCATTGTTCTGGGTTCTGTTGTGGACAGAATGAAATTTTCTTCTTGGATTGTGTTCACCATCCTGTGGATTACATTCGTTTATGCGCCGGTATGCAACTGGGCATGGGGTGGGGGGTGGATGCATCATATCGGTGCCCTGGATTTTGCCGGTGGTAACGTTGTTCACATTAATGCCGGTGTATCAGGTCTGGTCCTGGCGCTGGTTTTAGGCAAACGTAACGGCTATGGGAAAGAACCTATGATCCCGTCCTCTGTTGCCTTCACTGCCTTGGGTGCAGGTCTTCTGTGGTTCGGTTGGTTCGGCTTTAATGCCGGTAGTGAACTGGCAGCCGACGGTGTAGCGGCGTCTGCATTCATGGTTACCAATACGGCGGCTTCCATTGCAGGAATTGCCTGGTTGTTCGTTGAGTGGAAGATATCAGGAAAGCCCACGCTTCTTGGCCTTGCTTCCGGTGCAGTTGCCGGGTTGGTCGGTATCACCCCGGCAGCCGGATTTGTCTCCCTTGCAGGTGCCTTTGCCATTGGTGCAGTTGCCGGTGTCTTGGGGTATGTCGGTGTTGCCGTAATCAAGCACAAATTGGGATATGATGACTCTCTCGACGCTTTTGGCATCCATGGGCTTTGCGGCATCTGGGGTGCCTTGTCCACCGGGCTTTTTGCCACACCCACAGTGACGGAAGGGGCGGTCGGTCTTTTTTATGGCAACACAAAACAATTGGGCGTCCAGGCGCTTTCCGTCATCGGCACAGCAGCCTTTGCGGCCGTTGCCACACTGATCGTTATTTATGTTACCAAAGCGCTCACAGGTGGAATCCGGGTGAACCCGGAAGAAGAGCGGTCCGGGCTTGATAATGCCATCCATGGTGAACGCGGTTTTGAAATTGAATAG
- a CDS encoding DNA polymerase III subunit alpha: MIPLAVHSHYSLMWGVPGVRGVCARAKALGYTALALTDTNNLYGLWPFLDACAEFDLRPLVGAEITDPNTGSKVVALVKDSTGYANLCRLITQRHRDPDFNLAQAVSSFGQGLVLLTPSTQCLSYWHALFCQGMDLDIAAFIGRTPVSRNRPLCRAALAAKLPLVAAPDSYFLSPEDHDIHSLLRAIDTKTSLSQLSFEQMASADAFLGSPDYYAHKFAALPEALTSTHILADRIEFSGPDFGIVMPPYTPPLGQTCQGVLRKKTMAGAIKRYGPNLSGRVLKRIDHELTIIEQTRFSAYFLVVADIVKQASRTCGRGSGAASIVAYCLGITNVCPIKHNLYFERFLNRERRDPPDIDVDFAWDERDAILSHVLHRFKGQSAMVASHILFQPRMAVRETARVFGVPEAEIKRKISRLCRDTPFLRGIHALNAEHSGKTPRLADPWPRIVSLAGRLIETPRHLSVHPGGIVITPDPIDTYVPVEDAPKGIPVIQWEKESAEAAGLVKIDLLGNRSLGVIRDCISSIRETQGEFTDFQEIDPEDDPATQQQVAQGRTMGCFYIESPAMRLLQKKSGQGDFRHLVIHSSIIRPAANEFINAYLKRLHSGVWAPLHPLMEGLLSETFGIMVFQEDVSQAAVRLAGFTHARADELRKVMSKKGRHQKLEVFRAEFFGGARSKGVSLDAVERIWHMILSFSGYSFCKPHSASYARVSFQAAYLKTHYPAQFMAAVISNQGGFYSTFAYVSEARRMGIAILGPDVRHSRVCWTGVKKEMRVGLMAVKTLGRTTMDQIVQEREKKMFLDCFDFFNRISPREDEARALTDSGCLDGLLPGTNRGGLTWAYYVWQTGQRSMADRRDLFGSDKHKIPNLPPDPPLKRLRREFAVLGFLPACHPLALIRERFEDLKVIKAVDLPGRIGRKVCFAGWLITGKLVRTRQGDPMKFLTFEDDTGLVETVLFPRIYTRFSYILDHGYPYLLSGRVENEWGAITLTVGQVSRL; this comes from the coding sequence ATGATTCCCCTGGCAGTTCACTCCCACTATTCGTTGATGTGGGGAGTCCCCGGGGTCCGGGGGGTGTGTGCCCGGGCCAAGGCATTGGGGTATACGGCTTTGGCCCTGACCGACACCAATAATCTTTATGGCCTGTGGCCGTTTCTTGATGCCTGCGCCGAGTTTGATTTGCGGCCCTTGGTGGGTGCTGAAATCACCGACCCGAACACGGGTTCAAAAGTCGTGGCCTTGGTAAAAGACAGTACGGGCTACGCCAATCTGTGCAGGCTGATCACCCAACGCCATAGGGACCCGGACTTTAATCTGGCGCAGGCCGTGTCTTCCTTTGGGCAGGGCTTGGTCCTTTTGACCCCCTCTACCCAATGTCTGTCTTACTGGCATGCGCTTTTCTGCCAGGGCATGGATTTGGATATCGCCGCTTTTATAGGGCGCACACCGGTTTCCCGCAACCGGCCATTGTGCCGGGCAGCCCTGGCGGCAAAACTCCCTTTGGTGGCGGCGCCGGATAGTTATTTTCTGTCCCCCGAAGATCATGATATTCATTCATTGTTGCGGGCTATTGATACCAAAACCAGTCTGTCTCAACTCTCTTTTGAACAGATGGCGTCGGCTGATGCGTTTTTAGGCAGCCCTGATTACTACGCCCATAAATTTGCCGCCCTGCCCGAAGCATTGACCTCCACCCATATCCTGGCAGATCGCATTGAATTTTCCGGCCCTGATTTTGGCATTGTCATGCCCCCGTACACCCCGCCTTTGGGGCAGACATGCCAGGGGGTACTCCGGAAAAAAACCATGGCAGGCGCCATAAAACGCTATGGACCAAACCTTTCGGGACGAGTGCTTAAGCGCATTGACCACGAATTGACCATCATTGAGCAGACACGCTTTTCCGCCTATTTTCTGGTGGTGGCCGATATTGTAAAACAGGCATCGCGCACCTGCGGCAGGGGGTCGGGCGCGGCGTCTATCGTGGCATACTGTCTGGGGATCACTAATGTTTGCCCCATCAAGCATAATCTTTATTTTGAACGATTTCTTAACCGGGAACGCCGGGATCCCCCGGATATCGATGTGGATTTTGCATGGGATGAACGGGATGCCATTCTCAGCCATGTGTTACACCGGTTTAAAGGCCAATCTGCCATGGTGGCAAGTCACATCCTGTTTCAGCCCCGGATGGCGGTGCGGGAGACCGCCCGGGTCTTTGGGGTGCCTGAAGCTGAAATAAAACGGAAAATTTCACGGCTGTGTCGGGATACTCCATTTTTAAGGGGTATTCATGCATTAAATGCTGAACACTCCGGGAAAACACCTCGGTTGGCTGATCCCTGGCCAAGGATCGTCTCACTTGCCGGCAGGCTCATCGAAACCCCGAGGCACCTGTCGGTTCATCCTGGGGGTATTGTCATCACCCCAGATCCCATCGACACTTATGTGCCCGTGGAAGATGCCCCTAAAGGCATCCCTGTCATTCAATGGGAAAAAGAGAGTGCAGAAGCGGCAGGCCTTGTTAAAATTGATCTTTTAGGTAACCGTAGTCTGGGTGTCATCAGGGACTGTATTAGTTCAATCCGGGAAACCCAGGGTGAATTTACGGATTTTCAGGAGATTGACCCGGAAGATGATCCTGCCACCCAGCAGCAGGTGGCCCAGGGGCGGACCATGGGCTGTTTTTACATTGAAAGCCCTGCCATGCGCCTGCTCCAGAAAAAATCCGGCCAGGGTGATTTCCGGCATTTGGTCATCCATTCCAGCATTATCCGGCCTGCGGCCAATGAATTTATAAACGCATACCTCAAGCGTCTGCATTCAGGGGTATGGGCGCCGCTTCACCCTTTGATGGAAGGGCTTTTGAGCGAAACCTTCGGTATTATGGTATTCCAGGAGGATGTCTCCCAGGCTGCAGTCCGGTTGGCCGGATTTACCCATGCCAGGGCGGATGAACTGCGCAAAGTTATGTCCAAGAAGGGCAGGCATCAAAAACTTGAAGTCTTTCGGGCTGAATTTTTTGGCGGTGCCCGCAGCAAAGGTGTTTCTTTGGATGCTGTGGAGCGGATATGGCATATGATCCTCTCGTTTTCAGGTTACTCCTTTTGCAAGCCCCATTCAGCCTCATATGCCCGGGTTTCATTCCAGGCCGCGTATCTTAAAACCCATTATCCGGCGCAGTTTATGGCCGCTGTAATATCTAACCAGGGCGGCTTTTATTCCACTTTTGCCTATGTATCCGAAGCCCGGCGTATGGGGATAGCGATTCTGGGTCCGGATGTCCGGCACAGCAGAGTGTGCTGGACCGGAGTTAAAAAAGAGATGCGGGTGGGGCTGATGGCGGTCAAAACCTTGGGCCGGACAACCATGGATCAAATTGTTCAGGAGCGGGAGAAGAAAATGTTTTTAGACTGTTTTGACTTTTTTAACCGCATCTCTCCCAGAGAGGATGAAGCCCGGGCTCTTACTGACAGCGGCTGCCTTGACGGTCTTTTACCGGGCACAAACCGTGGCGGTTTGACCTGGGCATATTATGTCTGGCAGACAGGCCAAAGGTCCATGGCGGACCGTAGAGATCTCTTTGGGTCCGACAAACATAAAATTCCGAATTTGCCTCCAGACCCTCCTCTTAAACGGTTGCGCCGGGAATTTGCCGTGCTTGGTTTTTTACCGGCCTGTCACCCATTGGCGCTGATAAGGGAGAGGTTCGAGGATCTGAAGGTGATTAAGGCTGTGGATCTGCCCGGTAGGATCGGCCGGAAAGTCTGTTTTGCAGGTTGGCTGATCACAGGTAAGCTTGTAAGAACCCGGCAGGGTGATCCCATGAAATTTCTTACCTTTGAAGATGATACCGGATTGGTGGAGACTGTCTTGTTTCCCAGGATATACACCAGGTTTTCCTATATCCTTGATCATGGGTATCCGTATTTACTTTCCGGCCGGGTGGAAAATGAATGGGGGGCAATTACATTGACCGTCGGTCAGGTGAGTCGCCTTTGA
- a CDS encoding DUF72 domain-containing protein: MDRLCAGTSGYSYAEWVDAGVYPPGTHAAGMLPAYAGIFKATELNYTWYQMPKARSLERMAAQVPEGFKFSVKLTRTMTHEVDKTGWIREVMMFRQGIVPLETTGCLLCILVQLPPYFTRTPERRFYLAALLDELSGLPVAVEFRHPSWVHDKVFYEFERRAVTLVTVDGPDLPSLFPRLDIVTNPQLFYLRLHGRNSQGWRSGSMQKQFDYNYSETELKDLADAISNTLGPAADTGGVFFNNHVRGQAPHNCRRLIDILSARS, from the coding sequence GTGGACAGGCTGTGCGCGGGCACCAGCGGCTACTCCTATGCGGAGTGGGTGGATGCCGGGGTTTACCCGCCCGGCACCCATGCGGCCGGTATGCTGCCGGCTTATGCCGGTATATTTAAGGCCACGGAACTTAACTATACCTGGTACCAGATGCCTAAGGCCCGGTCCCTTGAACGGATGGCGGCCCAGGTACCCGAAGGGTTCAAGTTCAGTGTCAAGCTCACCCGTACCATGACCCATGAGGTGGACAAAACCGGATGGATCAGGGAGGTGATGATGTTCCGCCAGGGCATTGTTCCTTTGGAAACCACGGGCTGCCTTTTGTGTATACTGGTCCAGCTGCCTCCTTATTTCACGCGCACCCCGGAACGCAGATTCTATCTGGCCGCATTGCTGGATGAACTTTCAGGTCTGCCTGTGGCCGTCGAATTCCGGCATCCTTCCTGGGTTCATGACAAAGTTTTTTATGAATTTGAACGGCGGGCCGTCACACTGGTGACCGTGGATGGCCCGGACCTGCCCAGCCTGTTCCCACGACTTGATATTGTGACCAATCCGCAGCTTTTTTACTTGCGGCTGCACGGCAGAAACAGCCAGGGGTGGCGTTCGGGCAGTATGCAGAAACAATTTGACTACAATTACAGTGAAACCGAACTCAAAGATCTTGCCGATGCTATTTCCAACACCCTTGGGCCTGCCGCGGATACGGGCGGGGTCTTTTTCAACAACCACGTCAGAGGTCAGGCGCCCCATAACTGCCGGCGGCTGATCGACATACTCAGTGCCCGGTCATGA
- the lexA gene encoding transcriptional repressor LexA, which produces MRPKLTEKQKKVMAFVKSALGQSGETPSLREMATRLDISHAAVAQTLKLLETKGYIRRMGRYSRNIVILDDTGTMDADHRKKVVPIVGRITAGLPIYAGQEWDGNVVVDATLYPGDNLFALRVQGQSMKNAGIFDRDIAICKPRQYAVDREIVVALINGDEATIKRFFLHTDHIELRPENSAFSVRTYGFDDIMIQGKVIGVIRSAQAMEGD; this is translated from the coding sequence ATGAGACCAAAACTTACAGAAAAGCAAAAAAAGGTCATGGCTTTTGTAAAGTCCGCACTTGGTCAATCCGGAGAGACCCCAAGCCTTAGAGAGATGGCCACGCGCCTTGACATCAGCCATGCCGCCGTGGCCCAGACCCTGAAATTGCTTGAAACCAAAGGGTATATCCGAAGGATGGGTCGGTACAGCCGAAACATCGTCATCCTGGATGACACCGGTACCATGGACGCGGATCATCGTAAAAAGGTTGTCCCTATTGTGGGGCGGATCACCGCCGGGCTTCCCATTTACGCCGGTCAGGAGTGGGATGGCAATGTGGTGGTGGACGCCACCTTGTATCCCGGTGATAACCTGTTTGCCCTGAGAGTTCAGGGCCAGTCCATGAAAAATGCGGGGATTTTTGACCGGGATATTGCCATCTGCAAGCCCCGGCAGTATGCGGTGGACCGGGAAATTGTGGTGGCTCTGATCAACGGAGATGAGGCCACGATTAAGCGGTTTTTTCTGCATACCGATCATATTGAACTGCGGCCGGAAAATTCTGCTTTCAGTGTCCGGACCTATGGGTTTGACGATATCATGATCCAGGGCAAGGTGATCGGTGTTATCCGCTCCGCCCAGGCCATGGAGGGGGACTAG
- a CDS encoding ABC transporter ATP-binding protein: MAQLELKKISVRFGGLLALSKLSFTIGNGRVVGLIGPNGAGKTTVFNVLTGVYQASEGDVVFNGKSIKGKRPYVIFEKGIARTFQNIRLFSAMTAVENAMVARHCRTKKGIIGSILHTPSQKREEAWIREKALEALKFMGVDKYADTVASNLPYGLQRRLEIARAIASEPQVLLLDEPAAGMNPSESAELMHDIARMKDLGIDVLLVEHDMKVVMGVCEHIVCVDHGVKIAEGSPSEIQNDPNVIEAYLGQPANQ, from the coding sequence ATGGCTCAATTAGAACTTAAAAAAATCAGTGTACGGTTTGGCGGGCTCCTTGCTCTGTCCAAATTGAGTTTTACCATCGGCAACGGCCGGGTTGTCGGGCTCATTGGACCTAACGGCGCCGGAAAAACAACGGTTTTCAACGTGCTGACCGGTGTTTACCAGGCCTCTGAAGGCGACGTGGTCTTTAATGGCAAAAGCATCAAGGGTAAACGGCCGTATGTCATTTTTGAAAAAGGAATTGCCAGAACATTTCAAAACATTCGTCTGTTTTCAGCCATGACCGCCGTTGAAAATGCCATGGTAGCCAGACATTGCAGAACGAAAAAAGGGATTATCGGCTCCATCCTGCACACCCCGTCCCAGAAACGGGAAGAAGCCTGGATCCGGGAAAAAGCGCTGGAGGCCCTAAAATTCATGGGTGTGGATAAATATGCCGACACCGTGGCCTCCAATCTTCCCTATGGCCTGCAGCGGCGTCTGGAAATCGCCCGAGCCATTGCATCTGAGCCCCAGGTGCTGCTTTTGGACGAACCTGCCGCCGGTATGAACCCCAGCGAGTCAGCGGAATTGATGCATGATATTGCGCGCATGAAAGACCTCGGCATTGACGTGCTTTTGGTGGAACACGACATGAAAGTGGTCATGGGTGTGTGTGAACATATTGTTTGTGTTGATCATGGTGTAAAAATAGCCGAAGGGTCCCCTTCTGAGATTCAGAATGACCCCAATGTAATAGAGGCCTATCTTGGTCAGCCTGCCAATCAATAA
- a CDS encoding branched-chain amino acid ABC transporter substrate-binding protein has translation MKKVISTLISGLFLGACLAGGAYAKTLKIGSMSPLTGPYASDGTDIKNGALTAIEVMMEQGGIPGYDKIQLVPQDTACDPRQAVAAANKLINEEVTGVVGAYCSSSTIPASETLDEENIIMITPASTNEMVTDRGLPYMFRMAGRDDDQAPAAARFIKDELKAKTLFIVDDKTTYSQGLADSIVKSAKEMGIDVVAHEHVNQGDKDFSAILTLAKKSNADVYYMSLQGFSPAAMMTLQAKRLGLKSQMVTNDAVFQPRYMEVAKEASEGVYLTYGYTDPQTPEYKAFADRYVPKYGEIAAYATYAYDCAMAYMKAVKAAGTTDAAKVKAELMKLDYQGVSKHIKFNKKGDSGSSYIAFKVVGDKFIPYWDPAKGLLK, from the coding sequence ATGAAAAAAGTTATTTCCACTTTAATTTCAGGCCTGTTCCTGGGCGCCTGCCTTGCAGGCGGCGCGTATGCAAAAACCTTGAAAATCGGTTCCATGAGTCCGTTGACAGGCCCCTATGCCTCTGATGGCACCGACATCAAAAACGGTGCACTCACAGCCATTGAGGTGATGATGGAACAGGGCGGAATCCCCGGATATGACAAAATCCAGCTGGTGCCCCAGGATACGGCATGCGACCCCCGCCAGGCGGTTGCGGCGGCCAACAAGCTGATCAATGAAGAGGTCACCGGCGTTGTGGGTGCGTATTGCTCTTCTTCCACCATCCCGGCATCCGAAACCCTGGATGAAGAAAATATCATTATGATTACCCCTGCCTCCACCAATGAGATGGTTACGGACCGCGGACTTCCCTATATGTTCCGCATGGCCGGACGTGATGATGACCAGGCCCCGGCGGCGGCACGGTTCATCAAAGACGAACTGAAAGCAAAAACCCTTTTTATTGTTGATGATAAAACCACATACTCCCAGGGTCTTGCAGACAGCATTGTAAAATCTGCCAAGGAAATGGGGATAGATGTTGTGGCCCATGAGCATGTAAACCAGGGAGACAAAGACTTTTCTGCGATCCTGACACTTGCCAAAAAATCCAATGCCGATGTCTACTATATGTCTTTACAGGGCTTTTCCCCGGCTGCGATGATGACCCTACAGGCCAAACGACTAGGCCTGAAATCCCAAATGGTTACCAATGATGCCGTTTTTCAGCCCCGGTACATGGAAGTGGCCAAGGAAGCCTCCGAAGGCGTTTACCTCACTTATGGATACACTGACCCCCAAACCCCTGAATACAAAGCATTTGCAGATCGTTATGTTCCAAAATACGGAGAAATTGCTGCCTATGCCACCTATGCATATGACTGTGCCATGGCTTATATGAAAGCAGTCAAGGCTGCCGGTACCACAGACGCCGCAAAAGTAAAAGCAGAATTGATGAAACTGGATTACCAGGGTGTTTCCAAGCATATAAAATTCAACAAGAAAGGCGACTCCGGCTCCTCCTATATTGCCTTCAAAGTTGTAGGCGATAAATTTATCCCTTACTGGGATCCCGCAAAAGGCCTGCTCAAATAA